The genomic stretch GCCCGGTTGGAGGGCTCACCCCTGTCGGTGGAGCTGGCCGCGGCTCGTCTGCGATCGCTCTCGGCCGCCCAGCTCGCGTCCCGCCTGGGTGACCCGCTGTCCGCCTTGGACCCCATCGACACCGGCCTGGGCGCCTGGCACGAGAACTCGTACGACCTGGGGCCGGACGACCGGCACGGGAGCCTGAGCGCCAACCTGGACTGGTCGTACCGGACGTTGACCCGGCCGGCCGCCGGTCTGTTGCGGCGGCTGGCGGTTTTCGCGGGCCCGGTCGACCTGGCGACGGTGGAGTGGTGCGGCGCCGACGCTCTGGGCGCACTGTCCGAGCTGGTCGACAAGTCCCTGGCCGAGGTGATTCCGGGCCCGCGTTACCGGCTTTCGGGGCAGGTGCGCGCGTACGCTTCCCGCCGCTTGACCGCAGCGGGGGACGAGCGCGCGGTTCGCGACCGCCACGTCGCCTGGGCCCTGCACACGCTGGATTCGGTCACGTTCGACACCGACGGCCAGGTCCGCACGACGTCGCTCACCGAGATGACCCCGTACGTGCCGGAGTGGGAGACGGCGCTGCGCTGGGCCGCGACCAGGGGCAGCGTTCGCTCCGGCCTGCGCCTGGCCCTGGCGCTCGATCCCTGGTGGCGTGAGCACGGCGGCGCCGGCGAGGGTCGTGACCTGCTGTTCCGCTTGTATCAACGGCTCGACGGGGTCGACGTGGAACCGGCCGTGCTCGCCGCCGCGCACCTGGTGCACGCGGGCCTGTCGGACGACCGTGCCGAGCGTACGAGGTTCCTCGACCGGGCCGAACGGATCGCGCGGGCCGAGGGGGACCCGGCCCTGCTCGTGCGCGCGCTGGCCGGGCATCGGACGACGTTGATCGAGGCCGGCCGCTACGACGAGGCAGAGCAGGTGTGCCGCGAGGTGATCGCCGAGGCCGAGCGCATCGGTGCGGCCGAGTCGGCGCTGCCCGCGGTGATCGCGCTGGCCGAGATGCTGTGGCAGCGTGACGGGCTGAACGAGGCGGCCGAGTTGCTGGGTGGCGCCCGGCAGGCCGAGGCGAGCTGCCCGGAGCACCGCGGCAAACGTACGGTCGACTGGCTCCTGGGCATGGTGGCGTTGCGCCGCGGTGACCTCGTCGCCGGTCATGACCACCTGGTGGTGGCTCTCCGGTCCCGGCTGCGGCACGGCTTCCGGGGTTCGGCGGCCGACGCGGTGGCGGCCATCGCGGTCCGGTGCGCGATGGGTGGTGACCTGGCGACCTCCGCGATGCTGTTCGGCGGGGCGGAGGCGGCGCGCGGGGCCCGGCGTACGGAGATGTTCGGGCGCTTCTGGTCGGCCCAGCAGCTGGCGTTGCGGTCAGTGCTGGGCGATGGTGCTTTCGACACCGCGTACGCCGAAGGGGTTGATCTGGGTTTCGATCGGATCGTCGCCCTGGCCCTCGCCGTCGAGCACCCCGATCTCGAGGACGGTGCCGCCCGGTTCGCGCAGACCCTGCAGGGCAGCTAACGGTTGCGCATGACCTTCGACGCCCGGTCCAGGTCGGCCTGACGCACTGACGCCACCGAGCCGAAGACGTGTACGGCCTGGTAGTACGTCCACGCCACGCTGTAACAGGCGGCCCGCACGAGCGCGCTGTAACGCACGCACACCCGCTTCATGTCGGCGTAGAACGTGTCGTCGACCCGCGCCTTGTTCGCCCGGAACTCTCCCAGGGCCTTGTAGTTGCGGTAGCCGAAGTCGTGGTGGCGGCACGCGTTGGTGAAGTCGAAGCCGAGCGGCCGTTCCGGGCTGGCCGAGCAGTCGTCGGTCGACCAGTCGAAGCCGTAGCTCAGCCAGGGTTCCCGGTTGAGCCGAGCCGCGTTCCACTTGGCAGTGCTGGCCGCGGTGGGTTGGGTCCAGCTGGTCAGGACGGTGGCCTTGTCGGTGGTGGTGGCCCGGGCGATCCCGGCGGGGGCGACGAGGGCCAGCACCAGGGCGAGGACGAAAGCGATGCGTCGGGTCATCAGTGCAGTTTTCGAACCGTGACCATGTGCGGACAACGTCGTCCGTCCCGCTTTCCCGGACCGTGCTGAAGCTTCCCGTTGATGTTCCTTAACGATGATTAATGTGATGTCCTGGGTAGTCGCCCCGGACTCGATCGCTATGGTGACACCGTGCAGGGCATCACATGATCAACATTCCTAGGGTCCGGCAGGGGCCCCTCCGCGCGCTTGGCATCCGGCTGGCGCTCGCCATCACGCTCGTGCTGGTCACGGTGGCGGCGATCTATACCGACCGCGAGGGCTACCGCGACCTCAACGAGGACGGGCTGACCCTGCTCGACTGCTTCTACTACGCGGTCGTGTCGCTCTCCACCACCGGGTACGGCGACATCACGCCGGTCACCCCGCACGCCCGGCTGATGAACGTCCTGTTCATCACGCCGGCCCGCGTGCTCTTCCTGATCATCCTGGTCGGCACCACCCTCGAGGTGCTCACCGACCAATATCGCAACAGCCTGCGTGTCAGCCGGTGGAGGCGACAGTTGAAAGACCACATCATCATCTGCGGCTACGGCACCAAGGGCCGGGCCGCGGTCGCCGCGCTGCTGGAGACGGGGTACGACAAGTCGCGCATCGTCGTGGTCGAGAGCCGCCCCGACGGCGTACGGCAGGCCATCGCCAACGGCCTGGTGGTCATCGAGGGCAACGCGACCCGCTCGGCGGTGCTGCTCGAGGCCGACGTCAAGAACTCGAAGGCGGTCATCATCGCGACCGATACCGACGAGGCCTCGGTGCTGATCTCGCTGACCGTCCGTCAGCTCACCGCGGGCCAGGTGCGGATCATCGCCTCGGTCCGCGAACAGGAGAACGCCGCCCTGCTGAAGCAGAGCGGCGCCCACCATGTGATCGTCTCGTCCGCCACCGCCGGGCGGCTGCTCGGTCTCACCACCACCGCGCCACCGCTGATCGACGTGGTGGAGGACCTGCTCACCCCCGGGCAGGGCATGGCGCTGGCGATGCGCAGTGCCGAGCGGGCCGAGGTCGGGCGCAACCCGCGCGAGCTGTCCACGCTGGCCGTCGCGCTGATCCGCCGGGGCAAGGTCCTGCCGCTGGGCGGCGAGCAGAAACTCATGATCGAGACCGGCGACCTGATCGTCTACATCCGCGACGAGAGCAGCGCTGTGGATGTGGCCGTCTGAGCCGCCGGTCCCGGCGTCCTACATGATCGTCCAGGTGTCGGCCTTGTTCAGCAGCGCGTCGAGCATCTGATCGGGGGTGCCGTCGGCCTGGGCCTTGGCGTCCAGCAGCTGCTTGGTGATCAGCTCGTCGTAGGACGGGCGCTGCACGTCACGGAACACGCCGATCGGCGTGGTGCCCAGATCCGAGCCGGAAAGCCGGGACAGGGCGAACGCGTACGCCGGGTCGTCGACCGTGGCGTCGTGCACGAGGGCCTCGCC from Paractinoplanes brasiliensis encodes the following:
- a CDS encoding potassium channel family protein; this translates as MINIPRVRQGPLRALGIRLALAITLVLVTVAAIYTDREGYRDLNEDGLTLLDCFYYAVVSLSTTGYGDITPVTPHARLMNVLFITPARVLFLIILVGTTLEVLTDQYRNSLRVSRWRRQLKDHIIICGYGTKGRAAVAALLETGYDKSRIVVVESRPDGVRQAIANGLVVIEGNATRSAVLLEADVKNSKAVIIATDTDEASVLISLTVRQLTAGQVRIIASVREQENAALLKQSGAHHVIVSSATAGRLLGLTTTAPPLIDVVEDLLTPGQGMALAMRSAERAEVGRNPRELSTLAVALIRRGKVLPLGGEQKLMIETGDLIVYIRDESSAVDVAV
- a CDS encoding phospholipase — encoded protein: MTRRIAFVLALVLALVAPAGIARATTTDKATVLTSWTQPTAASTAKWNAARLNREPWLSYGFDWSTDDCSASPERPLGFDFTNACRHHDFGYRNYKALGEFRANKARVDDTFYADMKRVCVRYSALVRAACYSVAWTYYQAVHVFGSVASVRQADLDRASKVMRNR
- a CDS encoding ATP-binding protein, with protein sequence MSGPTELPSGLVTFVFTDIEGSTRLARMLGDDYGLVLGDHRSVMRTALSDFDGVELFTEGDSFFIAFQDPARAVAACVEAQRQLSAFAWPSPDVAPRVRMGMHTGWARPIGDREYASVEVHRAARVSAAAHGGQILCSGATALALLTAGAELKAFALTGPAPEEPQRDFDLVDLGPHRLRGFDDDERIFQIVAPGLEHDFPRPRTPAAPTNNLPVPLTPFLGRRAEVSELIDLVQRHRIVTVTAPGGAGKTRLSLAVADQLLPAYGDGVWTVDAANSHQGLARAMAAALGVRTEPGRPVLETLLDHCSGRRMLLILQTADASPAACATLVRRLLARCPHVGVLVTSRVPLNVAGEFVWRLPPMSPGDVFALLAERTAEARGGRPGPADDQADLADVAARLEGSPLSVELAAARLRSLSAAQLASRLGDPLSALDPIDTGLGAWHENSYDLGPDDRHGSLSANLDWSYRTLTRPAAGLLRRLAVFAGPVDLATVEWCGADALGALSELVDKSLAEVIPGPRYRLSGQVRAYASRRLTAAGDERAVRDRHVAWALHTLDSVTFDTDGQVRTTSLTEMTPYVPEWETALRWAATRGSVRSGLRLALALDPWWREHGGAGEGRDLLFRLYQRLDGVDVEPAVLAAAHLVHAGLSDDRAERTRFLDRAERIARAEGDPALLVRALAGHRTTLIEAGRYDEAEQVCREVIAEAERIGAAESALPAVIALAEMLWQRDGLNEAAELLGGARQAEASCPEHRGKRTVDWLLGMVALRRGDLVAGHDHLVVALRSRLRHGFRGSAADAVAAIAVRCAMGGDLATSAMLFGGAEAARGARRTEMFGRFWSAQQLALRSVLGDGAFDTAYAEGVDLGFDRIVALALAVEHPDLEDGAARFAQTLQGS